A section of the Quatrionicoccus australiensis genome encodes:
- a CDS encoding branched-chain amino acid ABC transporter permease, producing the protein MLAQFLQFLFSGITVGATYALAALGFTLIYNASNVINFAQGEFIMLGGMLAVFFTQAGLPLPVALMLAILIPAIVGVLIEKLAIEPVKGAEPVTLIIITIGASLVIRGLSAVIFGKGTHSLPAFSGDAPIEILGATLLPQSLWVLGVTAVVVLALWYFFNRTLHGKAMLATSFNRLAAELVGINTSWVLFMSFAMSAALGALGGILLTPITLTSYDVGIMLGLKGFVAAVLGGLGNGLGAVVGGLLVGILEAMGAGYISSAYKDAMPFVLILFILFFMPRGLFGGKSTDRV; encoded by the coding sequence ATGCTTGCCCAGTTCCTGCAATTCCTCTTTTCCGGGATCACGGTCGGCGCCACCTACGCGCTGGCCGCGCTCGGCTTCACGCTGATCTACAACGCCAGCAACGTGATCAACTTCGCCCAGGGCGAATTCATCATGTTGGGCGGCATGCTTGCCGTGTTCTTCACGCAGGCCGGCCTGCCGCTGCCGGTCGCGCTGATGCTCGCCATCCTGATTCCGGCCATCGTCGGCGTGCTGATCGAAAAGCTCGCCATCGAGCCGGTCAAGGGCGCCGAACCGGTCACCCTGATCATCATCACCATCGGCGCCTCGCTGGTCATCCGCGGCCTGAGCGCGGTGATCTTCGGCAAGGGCACGCACAGCCTGCCGGCTTTCTCGGGCGATGCGCCGATCGAGATCCTTGGTGCGACGTTGCTGCCGCAGAGCCTGTGGGTACTCGGCGTGACCGCCGTGGTGGTCTTGGCGCTGTGGTATTTCTTCAACCGCACGCTGCACGGGAAGGCCATGCTGGCGACCTCGTTCAACCGTCTGGCGGCCGAACTGGTCGGCATCAACACGTCGTGGGTGCTGTTCATGAGTTTCGCGATGTCGGCGGCGCTCGGCGCGCTGGGCGGCATTCTGCTGACGCCGATCACGCTGACTTCCTACGACGTCGGGATCATGCTCGGTTTGAAGGGCTTCGTCGCCGCCGTGTTGGGCGGTCTGGGCAACGGCCTCGGTGCCGTGGTTGGCGGCCTGCTCGTCGGCATCCTCGAAGCGATGGGCGCCGGCTACATTTCGTCCGCCTACAAGGACGCAATGCCTTTCGTGCTCATCCTGTTCATTCTCTTCTTCATGCCGCGCGGCCTGTTCGGCGGCAAATCGACGGATCGGGTGTGA
- the paaG gene encoding 2-(1,2-epoxy-1,2-dihydrophenyl)acetyl-CoA isomerase PaaG, whose protein sequence is MTYENIKFEVEAGVARLTLNRPDKLNSFTGAMHAELRDALDRVQSDKNIRVLVLTGAGRAFCAGQDLADPDMASVNGKMPDIGNVVEANYKPLILRLQNLRVPTIAAVNGIAAGAGASVALACDLVLATKSASFLQAFSKIGLIPDTGGTWFLPQRVGMARAMGLALLADKLPAEKAADWGLIWQCVEDAEFAAAVDGLAKQLSTAPTKALVRTRQAMHAAPGHTLEQQLSLEGSYMRELGWSPDYAEGVAAFMEKRAPKFTGE, encoded by the coding sequence ATGACCTACGAAAACATCAAGTTTGAAGTCGAGGCCGGCGTCGCCCGCCTGACCCTGAATCGCCCGGACAAGCTGAACAGCTTCACCGGCGCCATGCATGCCGAACTGCGCGATGCGCTCGACCGTGTCCAGAGCGACAAAAACATCCGCGTTCTGGTGTTGACCGGTGCCGGCCGTGCTTTCTGTGCCGGCCAGGACCTGGCCGACCCGGACATGGCCAGCGTCAACGGCAAGATGCCGGACATCGGCAATGTCGTCGAAGCCAATTACAAGCCGCTGATCCTGCGCCTGCAGAACCTGCGCGTGCCGACCATCGCCGCCGTCAACGGCATCGCCGCCGGCGCCGGCGCGTCGGTCGCCCTGGCCTGCGATCTGGTGCTCGCCACGAAATCCGCCTCCTTCCTGCAGGCCTTCTCCAAGATCGGCCTGATTCCGGACACCGGCGGCACCTGGTTCCTGCCGCAGCGCGTCGGCATGGCGCGCGCCATGGGCCTCGCCCTGCTCGCCGACAAGCTGCCCGCCGAAAAGGCTGCCGACTGGGGCCTGATCTGGCAATGCGTCGAGGATGCCGAGTTCGCCGCAGCGGTCGACGGCCTGGCAAAGCAACTTTCCACGGCGCCGACCAAGGCGCTGGTGCGCACCCGCCAGGCCATGCATGCCGCCCCCGGCCACACGCTGGAGCAGCAACTGTCGCTGGAAGGCAGCTACATGCGCGAGCTGGGCTGGAGCCCGGACTACGCCGAAGGCGTCGCCGCCTTCATGGAAAAACGCGCCCCCAAATTCACCGGAGAGTGA
- a CDS encoding 2Fe-2S iron-sulfur cluster-binding protein codes for MARIIMQPSGKSVDCAYGDTVLMALEKAGYALPNNCRAGACGECKVKVTTGQFDQGMVLDMALSQDERKQGYGLMCMAKPISEEISIEWGTEDAKPKLFPPREDALFVVTDKKQIAARVVELRLRPVGQPIRYWPGQYVTLGNPRADIPARAYSISNAPRPDGELVLQIARAEGGVTSNWVHDQLAVGEGVKVSGAYGTFIGDPSVDTPVLCIAAGTGLAPVLALAEAALRRGFKKPVTMLFSARTKADVYSQGMMAWWRTKHRNFDYKVTLTREEAEGFLKGRIDVVLPQMFKDLSKHTIFIAGSPEFVDAGVAAVKALGAQDDLVHTEGFFAQQQPVTADADHLLAH; via the coding sequence ATGGCTCGTATCATCATGCAACCGTCCGGCAAGTCCGTGGATTGCGCCTATGGCGATACCGTTCTGATGGCGCTGGAGAAGGCCGGCTACGCGCTGCCCAACAACTGCCGCGCCGGTGCCTGCGGTGAATGCAAGGTCAAAGTCACAACCGGCCAGTTCGACCAGGGCATGGTGCTCGACATGGCGCTGTCGCAGGACGAACGCAAGCAGGGCTATGGCCTGATGTGCATGGCCAAGCCGATTTCCGAGGAAATCAGCATCGAGTGGGGCACCGAGGACGCCAAGCCCAAACTCTTCCCGCCGCGCGAAGACGCGCTCTTTGTAGTTACCGACAAGAAACAGATCGCCGCCCGCGTCGTCGAGCTGCGCCTGCGCCCGGTCGGCCAGCCGATCCGCTACTGGCCCGGCCAGTACGTGACGCTCGGCAACCCGCGCGCCGACATTCCGGCCCGCGCCTATTCTATTTCCAATGCACCGCGCCCGGATGGCGAGCTGGTGCTGCAAATTGCCCGCGCCGAAGGCGGCGTGACCAGCAACTGGGTGCATGACCAGCTTGCGGTCGGCGAGGGCGTCAAGGTTTCCGGTGCCTACGGCACCTTCATCGGCGACCCGTCGGTCGATACGCCGGTGCTGTGCATCGCCGCCGGCACCGGCCTGGCGCCCGTGCTGGCGCTGGCCGAAGCGGCACTGCGCCGCGGCTTCAAGAAGCCGGTGACCATGCTCTTCTCGGCGCGTACCAAGGCTGACGTCTACAGCCAGGGCATGATGGCCTGGTGGCGCACCAAACATCGCAACTTCGACTACAAGGTGACGCTGACCCGCGAAGAAGCCGAGGGTTTCCTCAAGGGCCGCATCGATGTCGTGCTGCCGCAGATGTTCAAGGATCTCTCCAAGCACACCATCTTCATTGCCGGCAGCCCGGAGTTCGTCGATGCCGGCGTTGCCGCCGTCAAGGCACTCGGCGCGCAGGACGACCTGGTGCACACCGAGGGTTTCTTCGCGCAGCAGCAGCCGGTGACGGCGGATGCCGACCATCTGCTGGCCCACTGA
- the paaN gene encoding phenylacetic acid degradation protein PaaN, with product MSAQLLEKHRATLDGALNAIHTRGYWSAYNEMPSPKTYGETAAEDGKKAFEAHLGRNFELGQPGQSGWTGGEQSPYGIDLNVQYPVCDHAALIAAGQQAMLGWQKAGADGRTGICLEILERLNKQSFELAHAVMMTTGQGWMMAFQAGAPHAQDRGLEAVAYAYREQSFVPTETTWEKPQGKNPPLVMKKHFELVGHGVGVVVGCGTFPTWNTYPGLFAALSTGNAVIVKPHSNAILPAAITVRTIRAVLAENGIDPNLVTLCVADRATTQKLVTDPAVKSIDFTGSNVFGQWLIDNCRQARVYAELAGVNNIVIDSTDAYKPMLRNLAFTLALYSGQMCTTSQAIFVPAGGIETEDGHKSYDDVCADLAKAVSGFLSKPEVALAVLGAVQSADTLKRINEADSGALGKVILASSKLDNPEFPKSAVRTPILLACDAADEKAYMEERFGPISFIVKVADTAAAIALSERIISTHGALTAGIYSTSADVLDAMTAATMRSKVALSINLTGGVFVNQSAAYSDYHGTGGNPAANASYADAAFVANRFVVVQRRYHI from the coding sequence ATGTCCGCCCAACTACTGGAAAAACACCGCGCCACGCTCGACGGTGCCCTCAACGCCATTCACACCCGTGGCTACTGGTCGGCCTATAACGAGATGCCGAGCCCGAAGACTTATGGCGAAACGGCGGCCGAAGATGGCAAGAAAGCTTTCGAGGCTCACCTCGGCCGGAACTTCGAACTCGGCCAGCCTGGCCAGAGCGGCTGGACCGGTGGCGAACAGTCGCCCTACGGCATCGACCTGAATGTGCAATATCCCGTCTGCGACCACGCCGCACTGATCGCCGCCGGCCAGCAGGCCATGCTCGGCTGGCAGAAAGCCGGCGCCGACGGCCGCACCGGCATCTGCCTGGAAATCCTTGAGCGCCTCAACAAGCAGAGCTTCGAACTCGCCCACGCCGTGATGATGACCACCGGCCAGGGCTGGATGATGGCCTTCCAGGCCGGCGCCCCGCACGCCCAGGACCGTGGCCTCGAAGCCGTCGCCTACGCTTACCGCGAACAAAGCTTCGTGCCGACTGAAACGACCTGGGAAAAGCCGCAAGGCAAGAACCCGCCGCTGGTCATGAAGAAGCACTTCGAACTGGTCGGCCATGGCGTCGGCGTCGTCGTCGGCTGCGGCACCTTCCCGACCTGGAACACCTACCCCGGCCTGTTTGCCGCGCTGTCCACGGGCAATGCCGTGATCGTCAAGCCGCACAGCAACGCCATCCTGCCCGCCGCGATCACCGTGCGCACCATCCGCGCCGTGTTGGCCGAGAACGGCATCGATCCCAACCTGGTCACGCTGTGCGTTGCCGACCGCGCCACGACGCAAAAGCTGGTGACCGATCCGGCCGTCAAGTCGATCGACTTCACCGGCAGCAACGTCTTCGGCCAGTGGCTGATCGACAACTGCCGCCAGGCCCGCGTCTATGCCGAGCTGGCCGGCGTCAACAACATCGTCATCGACTCGACCGACGCCTACAAGCCGATGCTGCGCAACCTGGCCTTCACGCTGGCGCTCTACTCCGGCCAGATGTGCACCACCTCGCAGGCGATCTTCGTGCCGGCCGGCGGCATCGAAACGGAAGACGGCCACAAGAGCTACGACGACGTCTGCGCCGACCTGGCGAAAGCCGTCTCCGGCTTCCTGTCCAAGCCGGAAGTTGCGCTCGCCGTGCTCGGCGCCGTGCAATCGGCCGATACGCTGAAGCGCATCAATGAAGCTGACAGCGGCGCGCTGGGCAAGGTCATCCTCGCCTCGAGCAAGCTCGACAACCCGGAATTTCCGAAATCGGCAGTGCGCACCCCGATCCTGCTCGCCTGCGATGCCGCCGACGAGAAGGCCTACATGGAAGAGCGCTTCGGCCCGATCAGCTTCATCGTCAAGGTCGCCGATACCGCCGCCGCGATTGCGCTGTCCGAACGCATCATCAGCACCCACGGCGCCCTGACCGCCGGCATCTATTCGACCAGCGCCGACGTGCTCGACGCGATGACCGCCGCCACCATGCGCTCCAAGGTCGCCCTGTCGATCAACCTGACCGGCGGCGTGTTCGTGAACCAGTCGGCGGCCTACTCTGACTACCACGGCACCGGCGGCAACCCGGCGGCCAATGCGTCCTATGCCGATGCGGCTTTCGTCGCCAATCGCTTCGTTGTCGTGCAACGCCGTTATCACATCTGA